In Carya illinoinensis cultivar Pawnee chromosome 9, C.illinoinensisPawnee_v1, whole genome shotgun sequence, the following are encoded in one genomic region:
- the LOC122277791 gene encoding mitogen-activated protein kinase-binding protein 1 isoform X3: MKTLRKLKKHDKSSKLVLDEIIGLTTKNGNGLASNISSANFAYMAGCVVVVYNVGSGTQSHLMVSHRLPKPLSCVAMSTDGRFVAAGESGPQPAVLVWDCTSQAFVSELKGHLYGVACIAFSPDGKHLVSVGGYIYLWDWRSGTLVTKLKANSSCSAVSSVNFSRDAKFIVTAGKKHLKFWTVGSSPRTRLNAGTGSLAIHGKPVDLGPQKGSSFVSVTSRFWSGGSFVNGEQASDLFPIYALTETGVLCLVHSGFSLRKSFDLKVRKGFSVSASNKLVACACSDGIVQLLASETLKYEGSVIYSKSKKSLGEIDVVCCSKSAEKSVQISPALPDAIACQFSTSDKLVVVYEDHSLYIWDIHDVNQATRCCVLVSHSACIWDIKNLCCENMHDPSLACVARGCSGGVSFATCSADGTIRLWDLVLQLDPSEDAANHHSLDFGPVRTTHLVSAGIFERDSVEAGVGTQEFRSLAISSDGKFLSAGDCEGNLHIYNLQTSEYTCFQGAHDAEILSLSFSLSSKKVSEEVMDSQSFLASGGRDRMIHLYDVKRNFDLIESIDDHSAAVTSVKIACCKILSCSADRSLVFRDVATTDSGHMISRHHHLMASYGTVYDMAVDPAAETVVTVGQDKKINTFDIAAGKLIRSFRHDKDFGEPIKVTMDPSGSYLVCSYSNKSISVYDFISGEMVAQAMGHGEVITGVIFLPDCKHIISVGGDGCIFVWKVPAPLSSRMLQKMKENLGSLSPSSLAQSVDFSQIFVYEEKDEQCRINAVDVLLPGNSNQTGKKIPCQSGGHRETSTFKFSISRLPRWAQAKVKISDIVSSDLKFTLSQKLDQKYFSPVGDGHGYASMSPEAQILSDHNMGGCESCISSLSKSSPNTNKSESSPIPQETPSIFSMDKRWRSIYTVCLDLLNSPEMRTLMDTNMTLSSSDLRKNADEEAGNGQCFLKNGGQLGTHNTTNCHEVVARDAAENLHSIKTGSELQVNMDVKICDMESEESDLFRQHFGSLSTTHKTEIRKSSARRRYSTKYVVHRDYLGDHAQLFDTPVLELAGKTLNCQEEAAMHVTFEDGSFHALEEQKMVGVMRTRRTQSNACRVQVSPPQRVNWLKALSWEVQKTSN, from the exons ATGAAAACGCTTCGCAAGCTCAAGAAACATGATAAATCATCAAAG CTAGTTTTGGACGAGATTATAGGGTTGACGACGAAAAATGGAAATGGATTGGCTTCGAACATTTCGTCCGCGAATTTTGCCTACATGGCTGGTTGTGTCGTGGTGGTTTACAATGTGGGTTCAGGCACTCAGTCTCACCTCATGGTGTCTCATCGATTGCCCAAGCCTTTGAGCTGTGTTGCAATGTCAACGGATGGGCGTTTTGTCGCAGCTGGAGAG TCAGGGCCTCAACCTGCCGTTCTAGTGTGGGACTGCACGTCTCAGGCTTTTGTATCTGAATTAAAAGGTCATCTCTATGGGGTTGCATGCATTGCTTTCTCACCTGATG GAAAACATCTTGTGTCTGTTGGGGGATACATATACCTTTGGGATTGGCGGAGTGGAACTTTGGTTACTAAGCTTAAAGCAAATTCATCTTGTTCTGCGGTCTCTTCTGTTAACTTCTCAAGAGATGCAAAATTCATTGTCACTGCTGGGAAGAAGCATTTGAAGTTCTGGACAGTTGGATCATCTCCAAGGACTCGTCTAAATGCAGGGACAGGATCACTGGCAATCCATGGAAAGCCTGTTGACCTTGGACCTCAGAAAGGAAGCTCATTCGTATCTGTTACATCCCGTTTCTGGAGTGGTGGTAGTTTTGTAAATGGTGAACAGGCTAGCGACCTTTTTCCTATCTATGCACTGACCGAAACAG GTGTTCTGTGCCTTGTACATTCAGGATTCTCTTTGAGAAAATCATTCGATTTAAAG GTCCGAAAAGGTTTTTCTGTATCTGCATCAAACAAGCTAGTTGCTTGTGCATGCAGTGATGGAATAGTACAACTCTTAGCCAgtgaaactctcaaatatgAAGGAAGTGTTATATATTCAAAGTCCAAAAAAAGCCTAGGAGAAATTGATGTTGTTTGCTGTTCTAAATCTGCTGAAAAGAGTGTTCAAATTTCTCCTGCTCTTCCAGATGCAATTGCTTGTCAGTTTTCAACCTCAGATAAGCTTG TTGTTGTTTACGAAGACCATAGTCTCTATATATGGGACATTCATGATGTGAATCAG GCAACCCGTTGTTGTGTGCTAGTTTCACATTCTGCATGCATATGGGATATCAAGAATCTCTGTTGTGAAAACATGCATGATCCATCTCTTGCGTGCGTGGCAAGAGGTTGTTCTGGTGGAGTTTCTTTTGCTACTTGCTCGGCAGATGGCACTATAAGGTTATGGGATCTTGTTTTGCAACTTGATCCATCAGAAGATGCTGCAAACCATCATTCTCTTGATTTTGGACCTGTGCGTACAACACATTTAG TAAGTGCTGGGATTTTCGAACGTGATTCTGTGGAGGCAGGAGTTGGCACTCAAGAATTTCGGTCTTTGGCAATTAGTTCAGATGGCAAGTTTCTCAGTGCTGGTGATTGTGAAGGAAACCTTCATATCTATAACCTACAAACTTCTGAATATACCTGTTTTCAG GGTGCTCATGACGCAGAGATCCTCTCATTGAGCTTTAGCCTCTCAAGCAAAAAAGTTTCTGAAGAAGTCATGGATAGCCAGTCCTTCCTTGCGTCAGGGGGCCGGGATCGAATGATCCATCTTTATGACGTCAAAAG GAATTTTGATCTTATTGAGAGTATTGATGATCATTCAGCTGCTGTGACTTCTGTTAAGATTGCTTGCTGTAAGATTCTCAGTTGCAGTGCTGATAG GTCTTTGGTGTTTCGTGATGTCGCTACAACGGATAGTGGTCATATGATTTCGCGTCATCATCATCTAATGGCATCTTATGGAACTGTGTATGACATGGCTGTAGATCCAGCAGCGGAGACTGTTGTTACAGTTGGGCAG GATAAGAAGATAAACACATTTGACATTGCTGCTGGGAAGCTAATTAGATCATTCAGGCATGATAAAGATTTTGGAGAGCCGATTAAG GTTACTATGGACCCAAGCGGCAGCTATCTGGTTTGCTCCTACTCTAACAAGTCCATCTCTGTATATGACTTTATCAGCGGAGAGATGGTTGCTCAAGCCATGGGACATGGTGAAGTTATAACTGGTGTCATCTTCTTACCTGACTGCAAGCATATAATATCT GTAGGTGGTGATGGTTGTATATTTGTATGGAAAGTGCCTGCTCCTTTGTCTTCTAGAATGCTgcagaaaatgaaggaaaatttaGGTTCATTGTCTCCATCAAGTTTGGCTCAGTCAGTAGATTTTAGTCAAATATTTGTTTATGAAGAGAAGGACGAGCAATGCAGAATCAATGCTGTAGATGTGTTGTTGCCGGGGAACTCCAACCAGACAGGAAAAAAAATCCCTTGTCAAAGTGGGGGACATCGAGAGACCTCGACATTTAAATTTAGTATTTCTAGACTTCCAAGATGGGCACAGGCCAAAGTAAAAATCTCTGATATTGTCTCTAGTGATCTTAAGTTCACTTTATCCCAG AAATTAGACCAGAAATATTTCTCTCCAGTTGGTGATGGCCATGGATATGCTTCCATGTCCCCTGAAGCTCAAATTTTATCTGATCACAATATGGGAGGCTGTGAGTCATGCATCAGTAGTTTGTCCAAAAGTTCTCCCAACACTAACAAAAGTGAAAGTTCTCCAATACCTCAAGAAACTCCTAG CATATTTTCCATGGACAAGCGTTGGCGCTCCATTTATACGGTGTGTCTGGATCTGCTTAATTCACCTGAGATGCGGACcttaatggacacaaatatgaCACTATCTTCATCAGATTTGA GAAAAAATGCGGATGAGGAAGCTGGTAACGGTCAATGCTTTTTAAAGAATGGTGGTCAACTTGGCACACATAATACTACTAATTGCCATGAGGTAGTTGCCCGTGATGCGGCAGAGAATTTGCATTCAATTAAAACTGGAAGTGAATTGCAAGTAAATATGGATGTTAAAATCTGCGACATGGAATCTGAAGAAAGTGATCTGTTCAGACAACACTTTGGCAGTTTATCAACAACACACAAG ACAGAGATAAGAAAATCATCAGCTAGGAGAAGGTACTCCACGAAATATGTTGTGCATCGGGATTATCTTGGAGACCACGCTCAACTTTTTGACACTCCAGTTCTAGAATTGGCTGGCAAAACCTTAAACTGCCAGGAAGAAGCTGCCATGCATGTCACATTTGAAGATGGATCATTCCATGCCTTGGAAGAACAGAAAATGGTAGGTGTAATGAG GACAAGAAGAACTCAGTCCAACGCATGCCGAgtccaagtttcacctccacaGAGAGTGAATTGGCTGAAGGCCCTGTCATGGGAAGTTcaaaaaacttcaaattga
- the LOC122277791 gene encoding mitogen-activated protein kinase-binding protein 1 isoform X2, with protein MKTLRKLKKHDKSSKLVLDEIIGLTTKNGNGLASNISSANFAYMAGCVVVVYNVGSGTQSHLMVSHRLPKPLSCVAMSTDGRFVAAGESGPQPAVLVWDCTSQAFVSELKGHLYGVACIAFSPDGKHLVSVGGYIYLWDWRSGTLVTKLKANSSCSAVSSVNFSRDAKFIVTAGKKHLKFWTVGSSPRTRLNAGTGSLAIHGKPVDLGPQKGSSFVSVTSRFWSGGSFVNGEQASDLFPIYALTETGFSLRKSFDLKVRKGFSVSASNKLVACACSDGIVQLLASETLKYEGSVIYSKSKKSLGEIDVVCCSKSAEKSVQISPALPDAIACQFSTSDKLVVVYEDHSLYIWDIHDVNQATRCCVLVSHSACIWDIKNLCCENMHDPSLACVARGCSGGVSFATCSADGTIRLWDLVLQLDPSEDAANHHSLDFGPVRTTHLVSAGIFERDSVEAGVGTQEFRSLAISSDGKFLSAGDCEGNLHIYNLQTSEYTCFQGAHDAEILSLSFSLSSKKVSEEVMDSQSFLASGGRDRMIHLYDVKRNFDLIESIDDHSAAVTSVKIACCKILSCSADRSLVFRDVATTDSGHMISRHHHLMASYGTVYDMAVDPAAETVVTVGQDKKINTFDIAAGKLIRSFRHDKDFGEPIKVTMDPSGSYLVCSYSNKSISVYDFISGEMVAQAMGHGEVITGVIFLPDCKHIISVGGDGCIFVWKVPAPLSSRMLQKMKENLGSLSPSSLAQSVDFSQIFVYEEKDEQCRINAVDVLLPGNSNQTGKKIPCQSGGHRETSTFKFSISRLPRWAQAKVKISDIVSSDLKFTLSQKLDQKYFSPVGDGHGYASMSPEAQILSDHNMGGCESCISSLSKSSPNTNKSESSPIPQETPSIFSMDKRWRSIYTVCLDLLNSPEMRTLMDTNMTLSSSDLRKNADEEAGNGQCFLKNGGQLGTHNTTNCHEVVARDAAENLHSIKTGSELQVNMDVKICDMESEESDLFRQHFGSLSTTHKTEIRKSSARRRYSTKYVVHRDYLGDHAQLFDTPVLELAGKTLNCQEEAAMHVTFEDGSFHALEEQKMDKKNSVQRMPSPSFTSTESELAEGPVMGSSKNFKLTEVRDQKKCAPIESEVDKRILACKEALLGLNAAAENTVDLFSTLGILGSSEEFSGERRAKLYDEAAELLQSIAGKVNSLAILMQSRNNDSCGSRLGFQEVSHERLIKENLS; from the exons ATGAAAACGCTTCGCAAGCTCAAGAAACATGATAAATCATCAAAG CTAGTTTTGGACGAGATTATAGGGTTGACGACGAAAAATGGAAATGGATTGGCTTCGAACATTTCGTCCGCGAATTTTGCCTACATGGCTGGTTGTGTCGTGGTGGTTTACAATGTGGGTTCAGGCACTCAGTCTCACCTCATGGTGTCTCATCGATTGCCCAAGCCTTTGAGCTGTGTTGCAATGTCAACGGATGGGCGTTTTGTCGCAGCTGGAGAG TCAGGGCCTCAACCTGCCGTTCTAGTGTGGGACTGCACGTCTCAGGCTTTTGTATCTGAATTAAAAGGTCATCTCTATGGGGTTGCATGCATTGCTTTCTCACCTGATG GAAAACATCTTGTGTCTGTTGGGGGATACATATACCTTTGGGATTGGCGGAGTGGAACTTTGGTTACTAAGCTTAAAGCAAATTCATCTTGTTCTGCGGTCTCTTCTGTTAACTTCTCAAGAGATGCAAAATTCATTGTCACTGCTGGGAAGAAGCATTTGAAGTTCTGGACAGTTGGATCATCTCCAAGGACTCGTCTAAATGCAGGGACAGGATCACTGGCAATCCATGGAAAGCCTGTTGACCTTGGACCTCAGAAAGGAAGCTCATTCGTATCTGTTACATCCCGTTTCTGGAGTGGTGGTAGTTTTGTAAATGGTGAACAGGCTAGCGACCTTTTTCCTATCTATGCACTGACCGAAACAG GATTCTCTTTGAGAAAATCATTCGATTTAAAG GTCCGAAAAGGTTTTTCTGTATCTGCATCAAACAAGCTAGTTGCTTGTGCATGCAGTGATGGAATAGTACAACTCTTAGCCAgtgaaactctcaaatatgAAGGAAGTGTTATATATTCAAAGTCCAAAAAAAGCCTAGGAGAAATTGATGTTGTTTGCTGTTCTAAATCTGCTGAAAAGAGTGTTCAAATTTCTCCTGCTCTTCCAGATGCAATTGCTTGTCAGTTTTCAACCTCAGATAAGCTTG TTGTTGTTTACGAAGACCATAGTCTCTATATATGGGACATTCATGATGTGAATCAG GCAACCCGTTGTTGTGTGCTAGTTTCACATTCTGCATGCATATGGGATATCAAGAATCTCTGTTGTGAAAACATGCATGATCCATCTCTTGCGTGCGTGGCAAGAGGTTGTTCTGGTGGAGTTTCTTTTGCTACTTGCTCGGCAGATGGCACTATAAGGTTATGGGATCTTGTTTTGCAACTTGATCCATCAGAAGATGCTGCAAACCATCATTCTCTTGATTTTGGACCTGTGCGTACAACACATTTAG TAAGTGCTGGGATTTTCGAACGTGATTCTGTGGAGGCAGGAGTTGGCACTCAAGAATTTCGGTCTTTGGCAATTAGTTCAGATGGCAAGTTTCTCAGTGCTGGTGATTGTGAAGGAAACCTTCATATCTATAACCTACAAACTTCTGAATATACCTGTTTTCAG GGTGCTCATGACGCAGAGATCCTCTCATTGAGCTTTAGCCTCTCAAGCAAAAAAGTTTCTGAAGAAGTCATGGATAGCCAGTCCTTCCTTGCGTCAGGGGGCCGGGATCGAATGATCCATCTTTATGACGTCAAAAG GAATTTTGATCTTATTGAGAGTATTGATGATCATTCAGCTGCTGTGACTTCTGTTAAGATTGCTTGCTGTAAGATTCTCAGTTGCAGTGCTGATAG GTCTTTGGTGTTTCGTGATGTCGCTACAACGGATAGTGGTCATATGATTTCGCGTCATCATCATCTAATGGCATCTTATGGAACTGTGTATGACATGGCTGTAGATCCAGCAGCGGAGACTGTTGTTACAGTTGGGCAG GATAAGAAGATAAACACATTTGACATTGCTGCTGGGAAGCTAATTAGATCATTCAGGCATGATAAAGATTTTGGAGAGCCGATTAAG GTTACTATGGACCCAAGCGGCAGCTATCTGGTTTGCTCCTACTCTAACAAGTCCATCTCTGTATATGACTTTATCAGCGGAGAGATGGTTGCTCAAGCCATGGGACATGGTGAAGTTATAACTGGTGTCATCTTCTTACCTGACTGCAAGCATATAATATCT GTAGGTGGTGATGGTTGTATATTTGTATGGAAAGTGCCTGCTCCTTTGTCTTCTAGAATGCTgcagaaaatgaaggaaaatttaGGTTCATTGTCTCCATCAAGTTTGGCTCAGTCAGTAGATTTTAGTCAAATATTTGTTTATGAAGAGAAGGACGAGCAATGCAGAATCAATGCTGTAGATGTGTTGTTGCCGGGGAACTCCAACCAGACAGGAAAAAAAATCCCTTGTCAAAGTGGGGGACATCGAGAGACCTCGACATTTAAATTTAGTATTTCTAGACTTCCAAGATGGGCACAGGCCAAAGTAAAAATCTCTGATATTGTCTCTAGTGATCTTAAGTTCACTTTATCCCAG AAATTAGACCAGAAATATTTCTCTCCAGTTGGTGATGGCCATGGATATGCTTCCATGTCCCCTGAAGCTCAAATTTTATCTGATCACAATATGGGAGGCTGTGAGTCATGCATCAGTAGTTTGTCCAAAAGTTCTCCCAACACTAACAAAAGTGAAAGTTCTCCAATACCTCAAGAAACTCCTAG CATATTTTCCATGGACAAGCGTTGGCGCTCCATTTATACGGTGTGTCTGGATCTGCTTAATTCACCTGAGATGCGGACcttaatggacacaaatatgaCACTATCTTCATCAGATTTGA GAAAAAATGCGGATGAGGAAGCTGGTAACGGTCAATGCTTTTTAAAGAATGGTGGTCAACTTGGCACACATAATACTACTAATTGCCATGAGGTAGTTGCCCGTGATGCGGCAGAGAATTTGCATTCAATTAAAACTGGAAGTGAATTGCAAGTAAATATGGATGTTAAAATCTGCGACATGGAATCTGAAGAAAGTGATCTGTTCAGACAACACTTTGGCAGTTTATCAACAACACACAAG ACAGAGATAAGAAAATCATCAGCTAGGAGAAGGTACTCCACGAAATATGTTGTGCATCGGGATTATCTTGGAGACCACGCTCAACTTTTTGACACTCCAGTTCTAGAATTGGCTGGCAAAACCTTAAACTGCCAGGAAGAAGCTGCCATGCATGTCACATTTGAAGATGGATCATTCCATGCCTTGGAAGAACAGAAAATG GACAAGAAGAACTCAGTCCAACGCATGCCGAgtccaagtttcacctccacaGAGAGTGAATTGGCTGAAGGCCCTGTCATGGGAAGTTcaaaaaacttcaaattgacAGAAGTCAGAGACCAGAAGAAATGTGCACCCATAGAAAGTGAGGTCGATAAAAGAATACTTGCGTGCAAGGAAGCATTACTCGGTTTGAATGCTGCAGCCGAGAACACAGTCGATTTATTTTCGACATTGGGAATTCTGGGTTCTAGTGAAGAGTTCTCAGGAGAAAGGAGGGCTAAGTTATATGATGAGGCAGCCGAACTACTTCAATCAATTGCAGGGAAAGTCAATTCACTCGCCATATTGATGCAATCTAGGAATAATGATTCTTGTGGAAGCAGATTGGGTTTTCAGGAGGTCTCTCACGAAAGGCTGATCAAGGAAAACCTCAGCTAA
- the LOC122277791 gene encoding mitogen-activated protein kinase-binding protein 1 isoform X1 codes for MKTLRKLKKHDKSSKLVLDEIIGLTTKNGNGLASNISSANFAYMAGCVVVVYNVGSGTQSHLMVSHRLPKPLSCVAMSTDGRFVAAGESGPQPAVLVWDCTSQAFVSELKGHLYGVACIAFSPDGKHLVSVGGYIYLWDWRSGTLVTKLKANSSCSAVSSVNFSRDAKFIVTAGKKHLKFWTVGSSPRTRLNAGTGSLAIHGKPVDLGPQKGSSFVSVTSRFWSGGSFVNGEQASDLFPIYALTETGVLCLVHSGFSLRKSFDLKVRKGFSVSASNKLVACACSDGIVQLLASETLKYEGSVIYSKSKKSLGEIDVVCCSKSAEKSVQISPALPDAIACQFSTSDKLVVVYEDHSLYIWDIHDVNQATRCCVLVSHSACIWDIKNLCCENMHDPSLACVARGCSGGVSFATCSADGTIRLWDLVLQLDPSEDAANHHSLDFGPVRTTHLVSAGIFERDSVEAGVGTQEFRSLAISSDGKFLSAGDCEGNLHIYNLQTSEYTCFQGAHDAEILSLSFSLSSKKVSEEVMDSQSFLASGGRDRMIHLYDVKRNFDLIESIDDHSAAVTSVKIACCKILSCSADRSLVFRDVATTDSGHMISRHHHLMASYGTVYDMAVDPAAETVVTVGQDKKINTFDIAAGKLIRSFRHDKDFGEPIKVTMDPSGSYLVCSYSNKSISVYDFISGEMVAQAMGHGEVITGVIFLPDCKHIISVGGDGCIFVWKVPAPLSSRMLQKMKENLGSLSPSSLAQSVDFSQIFVYEEKDEQCRINAVDVLLPGNSNQTGKKIPCQSGGHRETSTFKFSISRLPRWAQAKVKISDIVSSDLKFTLSQKLDQKYFSPVGDGHGYASMSPEAQILSDHNMGGCESCISSLSKSSPNTNKSESSPIPQETPSIFSMDKRWRSIYTVCLDLLNSPEMRTLMDTNMTLSSSDLRKNADEEAGNGQCFLKNGGQLGTHNTTNCHEVVARDAAENLHSIKTGSELQVNMDVKICDMESEESDLFRQHFGSLSTTHKTEIRKSSARRRYSTKYVVHRDYLGDHAQLFDTPVLELAGKTLNCQEEAAMHVTFEDGSFHALEEQKMDKKNSVQRMPSPSFTSTESELAEGPVMGSSKNFKLTEVRDQKKCAPIESEVDKRILACKEALLGLNAAAENTVDLFSTLGILGSSEEFSGERRAKLYDEAAELLQSIAGKVNSLAILMQSRNNDSCGSRLGFQEVSHERLIKENLS; via the exons ATGAAAACGCTTCGCAAGCTCAAGAAACATGATAAATCATCAAAG CTAGTTTTGGACGAGATTATAGGGTTGACGACGAAAAATGGAAATGGATTGGCTTCGAACATTTCGTCCGCGAATTTTGCCTACATGGCTGGTTGTGTCGTGGTGGTTTACAATGTGGGTTCAGGCACTCAGTCTCACCTCATGGTGTCTCATCGATTGCCCAAGCCTTTGAGCTGTGTTGCAATGTCAACGGATGGGCGTTTTGTCGCAGCTGGAGAG TCAGGGCCTCAACCTGCCGTTCTAGTGTGGGACTGCACGTCTCAGGCTTTTGTATCTGAATTAAAAGGTCATCTCTATGGGGTTGCATGCATTGCTTTCTCACCTGATG GAAAACATCTTGTGTCTGTTGGGGGATACATATACCTTTGGGATTGGCGGAGTGGAACTTTGGTTACTAAGCTTAAAGCAAATTCATCTTGTTCTGCGGTCTCTTCTGTTAACTTCTCAAGAGATGCAAAATTCATTGTCACTGCTGGGAAGAAGCATTTGAAGTTCTGGACAGTTGGATCATCTCCAAGGACTCGTCTAAATGCAGGGACAGGATCACTGGCAATCCATGGAAAGCCTGTTGACCTTGGACCTCAGAAAGGAAGCTCATTCGTATCTGTTACATCCCGTTTCTGGAGTGGTGGTAGTTTTGTAAATGGTGAACAGGCTAGCGACCTTTTTCCTATCTATGCACTGACCGAAACAG GTGTTCTGTGCCTTGTACATTCAGGATTCTCTTTGAGAAAATCATTCGATTTAAAG GTCCGAAAAGGTTTTTCTGTATCTGCATCAAACAAGCTAGTTGCTTGTGCATGCAGTGATGGAATAGTACAACTCTTAGCCAgtgaaactctcaaatatgAAGGAAGTGTTATATATTCAAAGTCCAAAAAAAGCCTAGGAGAAATTGATGTTGTTTGCTGTTCTAAATCTGCTGAAAAGAGTGTTCAAATTTCTCCTGCTCTTCCAGATGCAATTGCTTGTCAGTTTTCAACCTCAGATAAGCTTG TTGTTGTTTACGAAGACCATAGTCTCTATATATGGGACATTCATGATGTGAATCAG GCAACCCGTTGTTGTGTGCTAGTTTCACATTCTGCATGCATATGGGATATCAAGAATCTCTGTTGTGAAAACATGCATGATCCATCTCTTGCGTGCGTGGCAAGAGGTTGTTCTGGTGGAGTTTCTTTTGCTACTTGCTCGGCAGATGGCACTATAAGGTTATGGGATCTTGTTTTGCAACTTGATCCATCAGAAGATGCTGCAAACCATCATTCTCTTGATTTTGGACCTGTGCGTACAACACATTTAG TAAGTGCTGGGATTTTCGAACGTGATTCTGTGGAGGCAGGAGTTGGCACTCAAGAATTTCGGTCTTTGGCAATTAGTTCAGATGGCAAGTTTCTCAGTGCTGGTGATTGTGAAGGAAACCTTCATATCTATAACCTACAAACTTCTGAATATACCTGTTTTCAG GGTGCTCATGACGCAGAGATCCTCTCATTGAGCTTTAGCCTCTCAAGCAAAAAAGTTTCTGAAGAAGTCATGGATAGCCAGTCCTTCCTTGCGTCAGGGGGCCGGGATCGAATGATCCATCTTTATGACGTCAAAAG GAATTTTGATCTTATTGAGAGTATTGATGATCATTCAGCTGCTGTGACTTCTGTTAAGATTGCTTGCTGTAAGATTCTCAGTTGCAGTGCTGATAG GTCTTTGGTGTTTCGTGATGTCGCTACAACGGATAGTGGTCATATGATTTCGCGTCATCATCATCTAATGGCATCTTATGGAACTGTGTATGACATGGCTGTAGATCCAGCAGCGGAGACTGTTGTTACAGTTGGGCAG GATAAGAAGATAAACACATTTGACATTGCTGCTGGGAAGCTAATTAGATCATTCAGGCATGATAAAGATTTTGGAGAGCCGATTAAG GTTACTATGGACCCAAGCGGCAGCTATCTGGTTTGCTCCTACTCTAACAAGTCCATCTCTGTATATGACTTTATCAGCGGAGAGATGGTTGCTCAAGCCATGGGACATGGTGAAGTTATAACTGGTGTCATCTTCTTACCTGACTGCAAGCATATAATATCT GTAGGTGGTGATGGTTGTATATTTGTATGGAAAGTGCCTGCTCCTTTGTCTTCTAGAATGCTgcagaaaatgaaggaaaatttaGGTTCATTGTCTCCATCAAGTTTGGCTCAGTCAGTAGATTTTAGTCAAATATTTGTTTATGAAGAGAAGGACGAGCAATGCAGAATCAATGCTGTAGATGTGTTGTTGCCGGGGAACTCCAACCAGACAGGAAAAAAAATCCCTTGTCAAAGTGGGGGACATCGAGAGACCTCGACATTTAAATTTAGTATTTCTAGACTTCCAAGATGGGCACAGGCCAAAGTAAAAATCTCTGATATTGTCTCTAGTGATCTTAAGTTCACTTTATCCCAG AAATTAGACCAGAAATATTTCTCTCCAGTTGGTGATGGCCATGGATATGCTTCCATGTCCCCTGAAGCTCAAATTTTATCTGATCACAATATGGGAGGCTGTGAGTCATGCATCAGTAGTTTGTCCAAAAGTTCTCCCAACACTAACAAAAGTGAAAGTTCTCCAATACCTCAAGAAACTCCTAG CATATTTTCCATGGACAAGCGTTGGCGCTCCATTTATACGGTGTGTCTGGATCTGCTTAATTCACCTGAGATGCGGACcttaatggacacaaatatgaCACTATCTTCATCAGATTTGA GAAAAAATGCGGATGAGGAAGCTGGTAACGGTCAATGCTTTTTAAAGAATGGTGGTCAACTTGGCACACATAATACTACTAATTGCCATGAGGTAGTTGCCCGTGATGCGGCAGAGAATTTGCATTCAATTAAAACTGGAAGTGAATTGCAAGTAAATATGGATGTTAAAATCTGCGACATGGAATCTGAAGAAAGTGATCTGTTCAGACAACACTTTGGCAGTTTATCAACAACACACAAG ACAGAGATAAGAAAATCATCAGCTAGGAGAAGGTACTCCACGAAATATGTTGTGCATCGGGATTATCTTGGAGACCACGCTCAACTTTTTGACACTCCAGTTCTAGAATTGGCTGGCAAAACCTTAAACTGCCAGGAAGAAGCTGCCATGCATGTCACATTTGAAGATGGATCATTCCATGCCTTGGAAGAACAGAAAATG GACAAGAAGAACTCAGTCCAACGCATGCCGAgtccaagtttcacctccacaGAGAGTGAATTGGCTGAAGGCCCTGTCATGGGAAGTTcaaaaaacttcaaattgacAGAAGTCAGAGACCAGAAGAAATGTGCACCCATAGAAAGTGAGGTCGATAAAAGAATACTTGCGTGCAAGGAAGCATTACTCGGTTTGAATGCTGCAGCCGAGAACACAGTCGATTTATTTTCGACATTGGGAATTCTGGGTTCTAGTGAAGAGTTCTCAGGAGAAAGGAGGGCTAAGTTATATGATGAGGCAGCCGAACTACTTCAATCAATTGCAGGGAAAGTCAATTCACTCGCCATATTGATGCAATCTAGGAATAATGATTCTTGTGGAAGCAGATTGGGTTTTCAGGAGGTCTCTCACGAAAGGCTGATCAAGGAAAACCTCAGCTAA